A single Dermacentor albipictus isolate Rhodes 1998 colony chromosome 3, USDA_Dalb.pri_finalv2, whole genome shotgun sequence DNA region contains:
- the LOC135896689 gene encoding uncharacterized protein, translating to MTSPKKCSSDVRKYGTRHKYRGKRRKTVKKTTAGSDARNAPTSVRPTADTGHRDSGEIDAAVDFVSASQKKMEFFKSESRSVGAPAASTVLCEIGALTALVTGSVCPTCCERKLAVREAAEKCKGLSSHLELRCENTDCPESVLSFTHTSKRIVSAGACGDPGVNTRYDSGSSRDGFAVNVKAVLAARAIGVGYDQLSRFCAIIGLPKPLHHKTFHAISKKLHGAAMEAVSQNLELARKVTKDAVGGGDVPVMFDGTWQKRGHKSHNGVGTAVSLETGLCLDFEVLSNYCLACSIHKDMGDDDEVWQAFHRPVCEKKNTECSSHAMEPEAAVRIWQRTLSYETPLRFTSFLSDGDSKAFTAVCGAEVYGDTVIEKEECTNHVAKRLGTALRKMTTPLPRGEKLTVAAIQKLQTYYQIAITNNKGSVRSMYTAIWASYFHCCSSDGASSHKFCPAEPDSWCKHRRAEALGEPTPRHTPLLTKAQGLAIMPIYKRLTDEKLLARCLHGKTQNAAESLNSKIWLLCPKTKFASRTSVETATAIAALWYNKGHAGFEEVLQEIGVLPPEELVTHSDHSDNMRVKKMNLKRTAEARAHRHSAVKRARTEETNRRSREGPSYSAGAF from the coding sequence ATGACAAGCCCGAAAAAGTGCAGTTCCGACGTCCGCAAGTATGGAACTCGGCACAAGTACCGAGGGAAACGGCGTAAGACTGTTAAAAAAACGACAGCCGGAAGCGACGCCCGCAACGCTCCGACGTCGGTTAGGCCTACCGCCGACACCGGTCACCGCGACAGTGGTGAAATCGACGCTGCTGTGGATTTCGTGAGTGCATCGCAGAAAAAGATGGAATTCTTCAAAAGCGAATCAAGGTCGGTCGGCGCCCCTGCTGCTAGCACGGTGTTGTGCGAGATCGGCGCATTGACGGCACTGGTGACAGGTTCGGTATGCCCGACTTGCTGTGAACGGAAACTCGCCGTCCGAGAAGCAGCTGAGAAGTGCAAAGGACTTTCGTCGCACCTGGAGCTACGCTGCGAAAATACCGACTGCCCTGAATCTGTGCTTTCATTCACGCACACGTCGAAGCGGATCGTCTCGGCCGGCGCGTGCGGTGACCCCGGGGTGAACACTCGCTACGACAGCGGGAGCTCGCGCGACGGCTTTGCCGTAAACGTGAAGGCTGTTTTGGCAGCGCGTGCTATAGGAGTTGGATATGACCAGCTTTCGCGATTTTGTGCGATCATCGGCCTTCCAAAACCGCTGCATCACAAGACATTCCATGCTATTTCTAAGAAGCTCCATGGTGCTGCAATGGAAGCTGTTAGCCAAAACTTGGAACTGGCGCGAAAAGTCACGAAAGACGCCGTTGGCGGCGGCGATGTGCCAGTCATGTTTGACGGCACTTGGCAAAAAAGGGGCCATAAAAGCCACAACGGAGTGGGCACAGCTGTTTCCCTGGAAACAGGTCTTTGCTTGGACTTTGAAGTCCTTTCAAATTACTGTCTTGCTTGCAGTATCCACAAGGAcatgggtgatgatgatgaggtatGGCAAGCCTTTCATCGTCctgtatgtgaaaaaaaaaacaccgaatgTTCATCCCATGCAATGGAACCTGAAGCAGCAGTGCGCATATGGCAGAGGACTTTGTCATACGAGACCCCACTGCGCTTCACAAGCTTCTTGAGTGATGGGGACAGCAAAGCCTTTACTGCCGTCTGTGGGGCTGAGGTGTACGGTGACACTGTCATCGAAAAAGAAGAGTGCACCAACCACGTTGCAAAACGCCTAGGCACTGCTCTGCGAAAAATGACAACGCCACTGCCACGAGGTGAAAAGCTAACGGTCGCAGCCATCCAGAAACTGCAGACATACTACCAAATAGCCATAACAAATAACAAGGGCAGTGTGCGCAGCATGTACACTGCTATATGGGCCTCATATTTTCATTGTTGCTCCAGTGATGGGGCCAGCAGCCACAAATTTTGCCCTGCTGAACCAGATTCCTGGTGCAAACATAGGCGTGCTGAAGCACTGGGGGAGCCTACACCACGCCACACCCCCTTGTTGACAAAAGCTCAGGGCTTGGCAATTATGCCTATATATAAGCGCCTTACTGATGAGAAGCTCCTGGCTCGGTGCCTTCATGGCAAGACGCAAAACGCAGCAGAGTCACTCAACAGCAAGATATGGCTGCTGTGTCCAAAAACAAAATTTGCTTCCCGGACATCTGTGGAGACAGCCACGGCTATTGCCGCGCTGTGGTACAATAAAGGCCATGCGGGCTTTGAAGAAGTCCTACAAGAGATTGGAGTACTTCCCCCAGAAGAGTTGGTCACACATAGCGACCATTCTGATAACATGCGTGTAAAGAAAATGAACTTGAAGCGAACCGCAGAAGCAAGGGCGCACCGTCATAGCGCAGTGAAAAGGGCTCGCACCGAGGAGACCAACCGTAGGAGCCGGGAAGGGCCAAGCTACAGTGCAGGAGCATTCTAG